The following coding sequences are from one Novosphingobium sp. Gsoil 351 window:
- a CDS encoding acyl-CoA dehydrogenase family protein, with protein MWCQLFSEPSGGSDLAALRTKAEQDGNGWKLNGQKVWTSWAQYCDYGVIVARNDPTVAKHKGLTYFWVDMKAPGVEVRPIKLAGGDSHVNEVFFDDVKMTDEQRMGPVGGGFGVALHTLMIERYIATDSAGFGPHLDLFIDLAREVEINEKPALEDGRIRSAIARNYAMRSGLEAITSRAMKMMEAGMQPGPEGSLQKLVAVRSRQKLSELAIDLQGTTGLAFDPHAFVKEDWSTSWLNAPTGRIAGGSDEVLLNTIAEKILGLPQDHRPDKGVPFNMIPA; from the coding sequence ATCTGGTGCCAACTGTTCTCCGAGCCCTCGGGCGGATCGGACCTTGCGGCGCTGCGGACGAAGGCGGAGCAGGACGGGAACGGTTGGAAGCTCAACGGCCAGAAGGTCTGGACCAGTTGGGCGCAATATTGCGATTATGGCGTGATTGTCGCGCGCAACGATCCCACCGTGGCCAAGCACAAGGGGCTGACCTACTTCTGGGTCGACATGAAGGCGCCTGGCGTCGAGGTCCGCCCGATCAAGCTCGCGGGCGGCGACAGCCACGTCAACGAGGTGTTCTTCGACGACGTCAAGATGACCGACGAGCAGCGGATGGGTCCGGTCGGGGGCGGGTTCGGGGTGGCTCTGCACACGCTGATGATCGAGCGCTACATTGCGACTGACAGCGCTGGGTTCGGCCCGCACCTAGACTTGTTCATCGACCTGGCGCGCGAGGTCGAGATCAACGAGAAGCCGGCGCTGGAAGACGGCCGGATCCGCTCCGCGATCGCGCGCAACTATGCGATGCGCAGCGGGCTCGAGGCGATCACCTCGCGGGCGATGAAGATGATGGAGGCGGGCATGCAGCCGGGGCCGGAAGGCAGCTTGCAGAAGCTCGTCGCCGTGCGCAGCCGGCAAAAGCTGTCCGAGCTCGCGATAGACCTTCAGGGCACCACCGGCCTGGCGTTCGATCCGCACGCCTTCGTCAAGGAGGACTGGTCGACCAGCTGGCTCAACGCCCCCACGGGCCGGATTGCGGGCGGATCCGACGAAGTGCTGCTCAACACCATCGCCGAGAAGATCCTCGGTCTTCCGCAAGATCACCGCCCGGACAAGGGCGTGCCGTTCAACATGATTCCCGCCTGA